One window of the Eucalyptus grandis isolate ANBG69807.140 chromosome 6, ASM1654582v1, whole genome shotgun sequence genome contains the following:
- the LOC104452061 gene encoding uncharacterized protein LOC104452061 produces MAEREGATVKKGKEALKWIISLYEQHGLPDGLLPFQELIEVGFVERTGYMWVLQEKRIEHTFEMIGKLASYDAEMSGYLEKTRIRKLKGVKARELMIWTPCIEIFVDDPPTGKIQFKAIGGLTVAYPIKAFATRD; encoded by the coding sequence ATGGCAGAGAGAGAAGGCGCAACCGTCAAGAAGGGCAAAGAAGCTCTCAAATGGATAATCTCTCTCTACGAACAGCATGGACTCCCCGATGGGCTTTTGCCTTTCCAGGAATTGATCGAGGTGGGATTCGTGGAGAGGACCGGGTACATGTGGGTCCTCCAGGAGAAGAGGATCGAGCACACGTTCGAGATGATAGGGAAGCTCGCCAGCTACGACGCCGAGATGTCCGGTTACTTGGAGAAGACGAGGATCAGGAAGCTCAAGGGCGTGAAGGCCAGGGAGCTCATGATTTGGACTCCTTGCATCGAGATCTTTGTCGACGACCCGCCCACCGGGAAGATCCAGTTCAAAGCCATTGGTGGCCTCACCGTCGCCTACCCCATTAAGGCCTTTGCTACCCGCGATTGA
- the LOC104450085 gene encoding cold-responsive protein kinase 1 produces MPCFPSFFKRSRACLVKLRGEVDDEVSGIQNTKLFKYKDLVKATEDFSRSNKIGHGGFGSVYKGELEDGTLVAVKVLSAESSQGVREFLTEINMIANIEHPNLVKLHGCCVEGQHRILVYGYLEKNSLAQTLLGGSNSGIQFQWPARRKICIGVAMGLAFLHEEVQPPIIHRDIKASNILLDRQLEPIISDFGLAKLFPSNMTHISTRVAGTVGYLAPEYAMRGQLTNKADIYSFGVLLLEIVSGRCNTNRKLPAEERYLLDVAWKLHEKGELMSLVDASLDGEDHREEACLYMKIGLLCAQGLSRLRPSMSTVVKMLTGFAEVNDSEISRPGSLTNFLNIIAEEGPKGHPKDSSSTASGESSGPEKSSLWSKDMPSSCATMTFNSIYDRSI; encoded by the exons ATGCCttgttttccttcatttttcaaGCGCAGCAGAGCTTGCTTAGTTAAACTAAGAGGAGAGGTCGATGACG AGGTTTCGggaattcaaaatacaaaattgtTCAAGTATAAAGACTTGGTCAAAGCAACCGAAGATTTTAGTCGATCCAACAAAATTGGTCATGGGGGTTTTGGTTCTGTATACAAG GGTGAACTTGAAGATGGTACCTTGGTTGCCGTGAAGGTATTATCGGCTGAGTCGAGTCAAGGAGTGCGGGAGTTCTTGACAGAGATAAACATGATTGCAAATATAGAGCATCCTAACCTAGTTAAGTTGCACGGTTGCTGTGTGGAAGGACAGCATAGGATCCTGGTATACGGTTATCTTGAGAAAAATAGCCTCGCTCAAACACTTCTTG GCGGTTCCAACAGTGGCATCCAATTTCAATGGCCTGCACGACGTAAGATTTGCATAGGCGTGGCGATGGGGCTAGCATTCCTCCATGAGGAAGTCCAACCACCGATTATCCATAGAGATAtaaaagcaagcaatatccTGCTAGATCGTCAGCTGGAGCCcataatttcagattttggtcTTGCGAAACTTTTTCCAAGCAACATGACTCATATCAGCACCCGTGTTGCCGGAACAGT GGGTTATCTGGCACCAGAGTATGCAATGCGAGGTCAGTTGACAAATAAAGCAGATATATACAGTTTCGGCGTACTGCTTTTGGAAATTGTTAGTGGGAGATGCAACACAAACCGTAAATTACCGGCTGAAGAACGATATCTTCTTGATGTG GCATGGAAGCTGCACGAGAAAGGGGAGCTAATGAGCTTAGTGGACGCATCTCTGGATGGGGAAGATCATAGGGAAGAGGCATGCTTATACATGAAGATCGGTCTTCTATGCGCACAGGGTTTATCAAGGCTTCGTCCATCCATGTCAACTGTCGTGAAGATGCTAACGGGCTTTGCTGAGGTTAATGACAGTGAGATATCGAGACCTGGGTCACTTACAAATTTCTTGAATATAATTGCTGAAGAAGGTCCAAAAGGTCACCCAAAGGATTCATCTTCCACTGCATCTGGGGAGTCAAGCGGGCCAGAAAAATCATCTCTGTGGTCGAAAGACATGCCTAGCTCATGTGCTACAATGACCTTCAATTCTATTTATGATAGGAGCATTTAA
- the LOC104450090 gene encoding protein LIGHT-DEPENDENT SHORT HYPOCOTYLS 7, with product MSIEKGKGMAEGSSRSTASPNDQHHQQRVLPLSRYESQKRRDWNTFGQYLRNQRPPIAITQFNSNHVLDFLRYLDQFGKTKVHLHGCIYFGQPEPPGPCTCPLRQAWGSLDALIGRLRAAYEENGGLPEANPFASGSIRMYLREVKDSQAKARGIPYKKKSRRRSAMKAKVEGYNNVPVSES from the coding sequence ATGTCAATCGAAAAGGGGAAAGGCATGGCTGAAGGATCGTCAAGATCTACGGCTTCCCCAAACGATCAACACCACCAGCAAAGGGTGCTGCCGTTGAGTCGTTACGAGTCGCAGAAGAGGAGAGACTGGAATACCTTCGGACAGTACTTAAGGAATCAAAGACCCCCCATCGCGATAACCCAATTCAATTCAAACCATGTGCTTGATTTCCTTCGCTACCTCGACCAATTCGGGAAGACTAAGGTTCACTTGCACGGCTGCATCTATTTCGGGCAGCCCGAGCCACCGGGCCCGTGCACGTGTCCCCTGCGACAAGCTTGGGGAAGCCTTGATGCGCTCATCGGAAGGCTGAGAGCTGCTTATGAAGAGAACGGTGGGTTACCGGAAGCAAACCCATTCGCCAGCGGCTCGATCCGGATGTATCTTCGCGAAGTTAAGGACTCTCAAGCTAAGGCTCGAGGAATCCCTTATAAGAAGAAGAGCAGGAGAAGAAGTGCAATGAAGGCCAAAGTTGAGGGCTACAATAACGTCCCCGTCAGCGAATCTTGA
- the LOC104450088 gene encoding ubiquitin-conjugating enzyme E2 35 — MASSNLPRRIIKETQRLLSEPAPGISASPSEDNMRYFNVMILGPTQSPYEGGVFKLELFLPEEYPMAAPKVRFLTKIYHPNIDKLGRICLDILKDKWSPALQIRTVLLSIQALLSAPNPDDPLSENIAKHWKTNEAEAVETAKEWTRLYASGA; from the exons ATGGCGAGCAGCAATCTCCCCCGGCGGATCATAAAG GAAACTCAGCGTCTCCTCAGCGAACCGG CTCCTGGCATTAGTGCTTCACCTTCAGAGGACAATATGCGGTATTTTAACGTGATGATTCTTGGCCCTACGCAATCTCCTTATGAAG GAGGAGTTTTCAAATTAGAGTTGTTTTTGCCTGAAGAATATCCTATGGCTGCTCCTAAG GTTAGGTTTCTCACAAAAATATACCATCCCAACATTGACAAG CTTGGTAGGATATGCCTTGACATCCTGAAAGACAAGTGGAGTCCCGCACTACAGATTCGAACTGTACTTCTTAG CATTCAAGCACTTTTGAGTGCTCCAAACCCCGACGATCCGCTTTCTGAGAATATCGCTAAGCATTGGAAGACAAATGAGGCTGAAGCTGTGGAAACAG CAAAGGAATGGACCAGATTGTATGCTAGTGGTGCGTGA
- the LOC104452063 gene encoding LOW QUALITY PROTEIN: ubiquitin-conjugating enzyme E2 36 (The sequence of the model RefSeq protein was modified relative to this genomic sequence to represent the inferred CDS: inserted 1 base in 1 codon), whose translation MDITSIADSWVRFLTKIYHPNIDKLGRXILGIMKDKQGPALHTRTVLLSIQSLSSAPNPDDPLSEDIAKHWKIYEAEAVKTAKEWTRLYASGA comes from the exons ATGGACATTACAAGCATTGCTGACTCGTGG GTTAGGTTTCTCACGAAAATATATCATCCCAACATTGACAAG CTCGGTA ACATCCTCGGCATCATGAAAGACAAGCAGGGTCCCGCACTGCACACTCGAACAGTACTTCTAAG CATTCAATCTCTTTCGAGTGCTCCAAACCCCGATGATCCACTTTCTGAGGATATCGCTAAGCATTGGAAGATATATGAGGCTGAAGCTGTCAAAACAG CAAAGGAATGGACCAGATTGTATGCTAGTGGTGCGTGA
- the LOC104450086 gene encoding probable beta-1,3-galactosyltransferase 14: MPPSPKFFHQSRPSPRRSTVLILGCCLLIGLSGFVFGLIAILRPGKCSVHEPRSVRIVWEREDGAGDGLNSAGDGVRRTDRHKVMGFVGIQTGFGSAGRRRSLRQTWMPSDRQGLQRLEEATGLAFRFVIGKTKDRSKMAELKREVSEYDDFLLLDIEEEYSMLPYKTLAFFKAAYALYDSEFYVKADDDIYLRPDRLSLLLAKERSHTQTYIGCMKKGQVFTNPQLKWYEPLHHLLGSEYFLHAYGPLYILSADVVASLVALRNNSFRMFSNEDVTIGSWMLAMNVNHENNQLLCASDCTPSFIAVWDIPKCSGLCDPEKRLVELHQKESCSRSPTMPADDD, encoded by the exons ATGCCCCCGTCTCCCAAGTTCTTCCACCAGAGCCGCCCCTCGCCGCGCAGATCTACGGTCCTGATCTTGGGCTGCTGCCTCCTGATCGGGCTCTCCGGGTTCGTGTTCGGCCTCATCGCCATCCTCAGGCCGGGCAAGTGCTCCGTCCACGAGCCCCGATCGGTTCGGATCGTCTGGGAGAGAGAGGACGGCGCCGGGGACGGCTTGAATTCTGCCGGGGATGGAGTTCGGCGTACTGACCGTCATAAAGTGATGGGCTTTGTGGGGATTCAGACCGGTTTCGgatcggccggtcgccggagatCCCTGCGCCAGACTTGGATGCCGTCCGATCGGCAAGGGCTCCAACG GTTGGAGGAAGCCACTGGTTTGGCATTCAGGTTTGTGATTGGCAAAACTAAAGATCGGTCGAAGATGGCGGAGCTTAAGAGGGAAGTGTCAGAGTATGATGACTTCTTGTTACTGGACATTGAAGAGGAATACAGTATGCTTCCTTATAAAAC GCTAGCTTTCTTTAAAGCTGCATATGCACTTTATGATTCTGAGTTCTATGTCAAAGCCGACGATGACATATATCTAAGACCTG aTCGGCTTTCATTGCTCTTGGCAAAAGAACGGAGTCATACGCAAACTTACATTGGGTGCATGAAAAAGGGGCAAGTTTTCACTAACCCACAGCTTAAATG GTATGAGCCGTTGCACCATTTGCTTGGCAGCGAGTACTTCCTCCATGCATATGGTCCATTATACATTCTTTCAGCTGATGTGGTTGCGAGCTTGGTTGCTCTTCGAAACAATAG TTTCCGGATGTTCAGCAATGAGGATGTTACGATTGGGTCATGGATGCTTGCCATGAATGTCAATCATGAGAACAATCAATTGCTTTGTGCATCAGATTGCACTCCATCCTTTATTGCTGTTTGGGATATTCCAAAGTGTTCAG GGCTCTGTGATCCAGAAAAGCGGTTGGTGGAACTTCATCAGAAGGAAAGCTGCTCAAGAAGCCCTACTATGCCAGCTGACGACGATTAG
- the LOC104450089 gene encoding olee1-like protein, which translates to MYKKLSPPIDHRTPSLASREAQSIRKLITMARTLEAAALVATALCLSSLLGFAYGHEKLDVVGKVFCDTCRVDFETKVSYGLADSKVRLECHNRTSGALTLSAEAVTDKTGEYRLEVEGDHEEEICEVQLIESSEPECSSLLEGAVHNARVALTNKNGVAQPARFANALAFAKKETLADCAQVLLEMGVLPPGLGQ; encoded by the exons ATGTATAAAAAGCTTTCTCCACCGATCGATCACCGCACGCCCTCTCTAGCATCTCGAGAAGCCCAATCCATAAGGAAACTAATAACAATGGCGAGAACTCTCGAGGCCGCCGCTCTCGTCGCCACCGCCCTCTGCCTTTCCTCCCTTCTCGGCTTCGCCTATGGCCACGAGAAGCTCGACGTCGTCGGCAAAGTCTTCTGCGACACCTGCCGCGTAGACTTCGAAACCAAAGTCAGCTACGGTCTAGCAG ATTCCAAGGTCCGCCTGGAATGCCACAACCGTACCTCCGGGGCCCTCACCCTGTCGGCCGAGGCGGTCACCGACAAGACGGGCGAGTACAGATTGGAGGTCGAGGGGGACCACGAGGAGGAGATATGCGAGGTGCAATTGATCGAGAGCAGCGAGCCCGAGTGCAGCAGCCTCCTGGAAGGCGCCGTGCACAACGCTCGAGTGGCTCTCACCAATAAGAACGGCGTCGCACAGCCGGCCCGCTTCGCCAACGCGCTCGCCTTCGCCAAGAAGGAGACCCTGGCCGACTGCGCCCAAGTCCTCCTCGAGATGGGCGTCTTGCCGCCGGGCCTGGGGCAATGA